The Monodelphis domestica isolate mMonDom1 chromosome 5, mMonDom1.pri, whole genome shotgun sequence DNA segment AGCTGGAGATGAGAAGAGATTTAGAGTTGGGATATTTCAGTCATGAAGGTAATATGGTACAAagccaaagaaatggaaaattggtATACTGTATGTAAGGAACAGTAAGTTAGTAAGTTTGATTTCTAGATTATGAGGATGTGACTTAGTTACaataaagatagaaagataggttGGTGCCAGCTTGAGAAGGATTTTCAATGCCAAACataggagtttttattttattctaaaggtAATAGAAGGCAGGgagatggtgcagtagatagaacactgggcttagaatcagggagATTCTTCCTAAATGCAAATTCAACCTTAttcacttcttagttgtgtgatcctaagcaagtcacttagccctgtttggcttctttcccatctataaaatgagctggagaaggaaatggcaaactagtccagTATTTCAGCCAAGAACACAcccaaatgaagaaacagagttatacatgactgaaaaataactgaacaacagcaaagagatactagtgtgaatttcaaaactactcaaccctgttcaaaccattctttagaggatgggatttggctatttcctgatcaataacaatagagatacttggaatgacagaatcaggccttggaaactacaatctccaccctactcaaggtaacaggatttaggaagggctgcagcaaagctcaagatttaattatttgagaatatggccttcaacagacatgtgcaaaggggacagctctctgggcggtcctgggtgaagctagagccaccattggcacaggtgagacacaggaagttaggtagaggacagctgaggagttctggggtcttcctgtgtgaaggagaggtggttggttggagcctggtgcttagagtggaggccctcagactgcttctccattttggtcacatgagtgatagggactgatctcttttctttgcctcagctatggCCCAACCTAAGcatagtgggtatttaagccctattcctctctctctctctctctatttctctctctctctctctctctctctcactctctctctgtctctgtctttctgtctctctctctgtctctctctctgtctctctgtctctgtctctgtctctgtctctgtctctctctgtctctgtctctctctgtctctgtctctgtctctctctctctctctctctctctctctctatctctctctctctctctctctctctcatacctttcttcctcctgtttgtaattaaaactccataaaaggttgactgctgacttgagttttcatttaggaattacatagctgaattccttggcgaccttaaattaatatatatcagtcttttaaagtgatttccatatcacattgtgaCTGACCACACAGGactctaaagaattctctcaataaacttctgaattttcttgcctttttactctactttctcaccacttagtccttttcaACAGCTAACtcagcttaaagacacagctgctagaacaagtgagtataaaaaaacttcttctctcttctcttttctccttaagttaaattagaatcagcagtttttctttttcttccctttaatcttaaggggcagctgggtggctcagtggattgagagccaggcctagagacagaaggtcctaggttcaaatcagacctcagatacttcccagctgtgtgactctgatagatagaaaacagctgttttaaatctcagcaacaggaccgtaaagtcctggctgggagagctgtttctaaatatcctttcccttaaggaacaatttcctagattagaaaaaaaaccctgtggaaagttttttgctttgccctgttccccacgtgttttgtgaagactgttagataaataattactatatatatatatatatatatatatatatatatatatatatgagtactacattctttgacatttatatggcagttgaagaattaggggcattgaggaatgcaggatatctccaaattttatattaaaatgtactgtcatttttgtactcctcaatactgttTTTAGTgctgctaaaatgaaaaaaaaattgaggataaaatgcaagcccaattagaagatctaaaatgtttcttacaggatcaattggcaaacacccactctaccagaaacagacctgtttctgaacctttgaatgaggaaatttccttccctgaaatagagatgtaaaaaaccttccctatagctcagttaacagactacttctctcatgtagtgcaaattttgactgaatttaatccccaaaacccttcccctgcaatcccaatttctcatgttccctctcctacaaaaaaacaaattccagCCAAAAGGGAATCTTGCCATCCTAggaaaaacctgtccttgtcaaactgacccacaggtacaaaactcaactagaggcctgtttcctctaagagaagtacctgaaataggatggaatggagatgtggtgactttaagacatagggtACCGTTtattccccaagaaataaatgaatttacactaAATATCCCCAGATATGAActagatccctttctagtaacaaaaaagatgggagacatattttttcagtataatctgtcttacaagaactttgagaacttgctacaggcttttttaactgaatgtgaaaaaaataaaataattgctcatgtcaacaaaacctgggggTATAATGTAGcgcattggccatctcaggatcccgaataggactataacaatcctgaggattatgtACAACTATACTATTGTAGAGAGACCATCCttacggcaatgaaggaatgtgcagacagtacagataagtggatggaacttgaaaaaattaagcaaaaggaggaagaaacaccctccagattcatggatagaataatcaagtttggggacagatacttagattcagacctaactaaagagagtagcttaagatAAGTTAGAAGggtctttgtcaataactcttgcaaagcaattaagaattattttagaacacaatgcccaagatggtcagatatggaacttgaagaattgcaaaaaatagctatatatgttttaaggggaaacaaagaaaaggagggagaaaataatgatgacatggagaaaatgaaggaaaaaataaaatgtgtaatagataggataactaaattagaaagtgggcatgataatgaaccaatgacacttgcccctctccagaaatctaagtatcaatccattacctgccacttctgtgggaagaagggccacaatacagTACAGTGGAGAGCTTTTTTCAAGCTTATAGGAAGAAATattcagtttaataacaactacagaagtgataattatagaaataaatataattatgacaatgaaaaccacaactttaggaatgatgactataggaatggatattggaaaaatgataactcaaatgaaataactccacaacaaaatataaaaaatggtgctcatccaaaaaatactcgaggcgCAAATGCCCTTCAGGgtggtgcccttcaggggggcgcttttcaggagggtgcccaaggaacttcccaaacacaatgaaggtttCCTGGGGGAGAGGGggctagggcacaggaatcagaggatacaacctttgattttccagaccccgatgtcctactacccattgtccctatccactaccccccccatactaatgaacacCATGTTACTTTAAacgtgggtaacacctattatgattgtctattagacactggagtttcctggtctgtattaaagggaacacctgatttacaatgttattctgttggctcagagaatgtaatgggagtatcaggaataacccaaagagttaaaagacttcctcctagaatggtgtctgtaggacccctagaggtacaacattccttacTTTTGATGCCTGagtcccctttaaatttgctggggagggaccttctatgcaaactcagagccacaataacctgctccccagatggttccttataaTTGGAAGTactggaggaatctttaaatttactccctataattctctcagagagtcaggagaaaaaaagagcatcccacctacctttgcaatacctgaagatataccggagtctctttgggccacatcttcttccaatgtaggcttacttaagtcagctgtgcctgtgcagataaaaactaaatctagcccacctccttccattcctcagtatcctctctcaaaagaggcaattgagggaattaccccagtaattaactcattaattgcacagggaataataatcccttgtaaatctgaatacaacatgcccatcctgcctgttaaaaaaacaaaaagagggcctgatggcaaacacctctatagatttgagcaaaatttgagggctgtgaacaatcacgttataaagagacactctgtagtctccaatatcaatactattgtttcttctattcctagcacagctacatactttacattAGTAgtcttgtgctcagccttcttttccatacccatacatgagaactcgagacATATCTTTACTTTCACCTGGCAGAGCCGTCATTActgctggagtcatttgccataaGGTTTCATAGACAGcctgagcttatttgagcaaattttgaaccaagatacagataatataaaatttaaaaacaccaaattaatcaagtacgtagatgacctactcttggtctcaacagatgtggaaacatgtcaggaagatagcaagcacctttttttggaattgcacaaaataggtcataagatctcgaaggataatgttcagtggtgcctccctaaagtagaatatttggcgTTCATCCTGTCTGCAGGTGCCCGCTTGATTTCTTCCAAACGAAtcgagaatattcaaaatttaagtgctcctactactaagaaatagttgagagcaattttgggagcaacagggttttgtagacaatggattccttgctatggggaaattactaaacctcttatagcactaacaagggatttggtccctgaacccctcaaattagaaccaggacacctgtcagctctatcagatctaaaaaaggctatcctgtctgcccccgctctaggcatcccagattacaacaagccatttattttgtatgtacatgagcaaagaggggtagcttcaggtgttttaactcagactttgggaccttctcagtgtcCAATTGCCTATTagtctgcccaactggacccagtagcatcaggagcaccaccatgtcttagaggagtagctgctacagccttactagtgacaaaaactgttgatctagtattgggatgcccattgacaattatgtgcccacatgaggtagaagcattgttgctaagacacaaAACACAGGTATTttctgatcagagaattacaaggtatgaaataaccttgttaaacaatgaaaactttACCTTGAAGCACTGTTCAACTcgtaaccctgccaccttgcttccagatttaccaacttcaagAGAACCATTACAaaattgtgaaacactagtgtccatggcagttaagccttgagatgatctcttggacactcccttaaacaactcagatctggtcttatttactgatggtttttcttttatgagagatggcatacgatacactggagctgctgtagtcacagaatttgccactgagtggtcaggtttgctgccctctaatatttttttaatgtagtttATTGTTTTCACAAGATTATCATTGCACATGATGATGATCAAAGGAAATTTTCCTTAACCATTAACTGCAGATACAACGGACATAATAGTAAactggtattttaaaaatacaatgaatatGCCCCTCAATAAGGCAAATGCACATAATCAaaatcatatataattataaaaagcaTAATGATAGcataaaattataatacattagcattattttttaatccttaaatatTTTCCTAACAGAGGAAGTtaccaagaaatttttttcactttagttagAATGCTGCTGTATTTGATTCAAAGCCACTTGTAATATTTAATTCCCCAGCAGTatagaaaaatcttaaaaatgtGGTCTAGGTTAGTTTAAGGGAACAACActacatttcattttgtatcaacaAGTACAGGATTAATCAATGCAGGTTAGGTCTGAGCTAATAATGACTTTAATttctctaaaaattattttacctggGCCTTTTCAGGAAAGAGATAGCTCTATATACAATGTCCTTTCTATAAATGGCTCCTTCAAATTTTATAATAGTTATTCCTTTGTTGGCTTCTTCAAGAGCAGACATCAGATCTCTCTGGATGGCTGTTACTGTAAGAACTCTACCACCATTCGTTACTATTTTATCCTCTTTCAGAGCTGTGCCTGCTTGAAACACCTCGAGGCCTAAAGCTTTAGCCTCAGGAATTCCTGTTATCTCTATGCCTTTGATGTAGTTTGCTGGATAGCCTTTACTTGCCATGACAACAGTTACAGCAGTGCTGTCTTCAAGCCATACTGGCAGAGAATTAGAAAGCTGACCATCTAAAATTGATTGGATTACTTCATAAAAATCACTTTTAAGAAGTGGAAGAATTACCTGACATTCTGGATCCCCAAATCTTCAATTAAACTCCAGAACTTTTGGGCCATTCTTGGTAAGCATTATACCAGCATACAATATTCCTATATATGGAATGCCTTCTTGCCGCATGCCATCTACTGTTCTCTGAAGAAtggtatttttaattttcaataacaGATCCATAGGAACCTGTGGTGTTGGATAATAAGCTCCCATTCCTCCCGTATTGGGGCCATGGTCTCCATCCAATAATCGCTTATGGTCCTGGGCTGGCGGCATAAGCGCCACAGTCTTACCATCAGTGAAACACAAACAAGACACCTCTTCTCCTTCGAGAACTTCTTCAATTACAACAGTATCACCAGTAGCTCCAAAATCTTTATCCTGCATTATCTCTTGAATTGCTTTGCAAGCCTCTTCTTTGTTACTAGCCACAATCACACCTTTTCCAGCAGCCAGACCACTGGCCTTTATAACTAGAGCAGGAAAGTCTGCACTCATGATGAAGTTGAAGGCTTCTTCAGGTGTGGTGAAAGCCTTCCACTTTGCAGTAAGGATTTCATGTCGGTCCATAAACTCTTTGGCAAATTTTTTGCTGGACTCTAACTGAGCTGCCTCTGCTGTGGGTCCAAAACATTTCACTCCTGCAGATGTCAGGTTCTCAACAATTCCAGCAGCAAGAGGAGCCTCTGGTCCAACAACTACAAGTTCAATCTTCTGATCTTTGCAGAACTGAGCAAGCAAAGTATAATCAGTGACTGACACAGCTGAATTTGAAATTTTCTCATTGTTGGCTGTTCCTGCATTTCCTGGGGCAACTATCACATGTCTGACATGTTGAGACTGAGCAAGTTTCCAAGCCAGTGTATGTTCCCTTCCCCCACTGCCAATCACAAGCACACAGACtgccattaatttattttttacgaACAAGTGTTACGAGGAACAAACCCCAAGGTCCTTTGCTCCGTGGAAGTCTCCAATGCCACCGAGGACCCTTAAGTTTTTCCCTTAAAAAGTGCCACCGAGGGCTCGTAGGGCCGGGGGATCTATTTCGTCAGGGTAACGACAGACGCACTTTCCCGCCGCAGAATATCCCGGCACACCACTTAGGAGTTAGGGTCTTGGAAAAACCCAAGAAAGCCAAACAGCCAGGGAGAGTCCGAGTGGCGTGGGTTCGGAAAATGAGGTGGATTTAGACATGGGGCGGGGGAAGGGTCAGGGGCGGAGGGAAAGAGGTTGTATTTTCCAGAGTCACAGGACTGCGCAAGCATTGGGAGGACAGCACCGAGGAGGCGGGCCCTCCTTGGGAAGGCAATGAAGGTGGAATTGGCGCCCCCCTCAGGCGTCTGCGGGCTCCGCGGGAAAACTGGGTGGTTTTTATTCCACCGCCAGTCCCCCTTCGGGATAGTTATGCCCTCTAATCAACCCAAACTGCACAAGTACAAACCCACCTCCCACCCCAAACGCTGGAGATTATGCCATTCATATTGGCGGGATTCACCAGCCAATACTGGCCCTGTAATGGCGCCTGCATCAGGTACTAACATGGCCGCCAAAGCCccgagcttctctgccctctaatattagcgcttaaggggcagaactcatagctctgaaaaatacctgtataattgccaagggaaaaaggcaacaatttatacggattctagatatgcttttggcattaaTCACTCAGTCGGattgctatggctccagagaggatttttaaccacagctggaaaatccatagctaatgcagaaattatgaatgaagttctttctgctctcaaactacctaaagccctagctgtagttcattgctctgcccatacaggtggctctgaccctgtatctagaggaaatgaccgagcagatgccgctgcaaagctagcagccatagaaggacctggattagttttaacattaacaaccattgatgatttaaatttatcacttgcctataatgaaaaggaagtggaaaaatggaaataaaaatttaaagcaaaacagatgaaTGGAGTGTGAGTATTGTCTGAAGGgtaacccctgctccctagaagtttctatcaccaaatttgccaatctgtgcataaaaatggtcactttggtacccagggcatcgtggactctgttaagagagtatggataccttccggtataactaccatagcctctaaagtgtgttcagcctgctctacctaccaggcatataaccaacacacctttcgtggcaaagctttcagtgggtgtcctctggcttacacaccttttgagcacctacagatagatttcataacaatgccaaaggtcgaacattataaattttgtctagtcatagtagatcaactggccagatggccggaagcatttcctgcaatgCAAGCCAtggcagcttttgttgctaaggtgctcttaaaagaaattattcctcattttggcctgccatcacgtattgattctgatagaggaagtcattttactgattctgtctttaaaaaaaatatattcttgcttggtgATAACtaccaaattccatgttccatttcatccccagagctcaggccaagttgaaaggatgaataaagaacttaaaactatgattggaaaattatgcactgagacccatttaaaatggcctgaaggGACTTCCGGGTattcatggctgcaatctagacgccacacgcttcctctccccggcaccaaatgaaatagactacatcaatgGAGCATAAAattcacctttggaggaacagaaggactccccagtactccccagtaccccacagaggtgaagatacgtggggtttgaacatttccatattataataagaaggaggaaaagcttgcacagaaacgtgaactgagccgcccttcccctcccaccttccccaccaaaccagagtgacttaccggagctctcactgggacagcaaatGAGTGAGGAACTTCTCTGTCAGGGGGGGCACTCcaaggtccttgggatctggggactgccaggaaaaaacatctaaGGGTGTTTCAaaggagaatcctgtgctgatcACAGGGGGCCCAGGAAGCCTTACTCGGGGCAGTtgcactgagcatctgggcggagctaaacaccaggggctgaccacgtgctgattatctgggcggagctgaacacctgggcagtttggctgtgatcaggggcccagcactctaagaaacctcggaggctgggaagaactagtcggaggcaacctaaattcacagaaaacccacccatatcacccagaccacagaccaaaaaggaaagggaaataaaaccaccaaagggatggctc contains these protein-coding regions:
- the LOC100016285 gene encoding LOW QUALITY PROTEIN: trifunctional purine biosynthetic protein adenosine-3-like (The sequence of the model RefSeq protein was modified relative to this genomic sequence to represent the inferred CDS: substituted 1 base at 1 genomic stop codon); translated protein: MAVCVLVIGSGGREHTLAWKLAQSQHVRHVIVAPGNAGTANNEKISNSAVSVTDYTLLAQFCKDQKIELVVVGPEAPLAAGIVENLTSAGVKCFGPTAEAAQLESSKKFAKEFMDRHEILTAKWKAFTTPEEAFNFIMSADFPALVIKASGLAAGKGVIVASNKEEACKAIQEIMQDKDFGATGDTVVIEEVLEGEEVSCLCFTDGKTVALMPPAQDHKRLLDGDHGPNTGGMGAYYPTPQVPMDLLLKIKNTILQRTVDGMRQEGIPYIGILYAGIMLTKNGPKVLEFNXRFGDPECQVILPLLKSDFYEVIQSILDGQLSNSLPVWLEDSTAVTVVMASKGYPANYIKGIEITGIPEAKALGLEVFQAGTALKEDKIVTNGGRVLTVTAIQRDLMSALEEANKGITIIKFEGAIYRKDIVYRAISFLKRPR